Proteins co-encoded in one Streptomyces sp. JH34 genomic window:
- a CDS encoding cellulase family glycosylhydrolase — MRRHSAQLTHDSAVLPWLGANFWSRTGGPLMWRNYEPKTVREELGVLREHGLNMTRSFFYWPDFHPEPGRVDEELCDRFRDFLDAHHELGMGTVPTFIVGHMSGENWDPAWRGDRDLYEDVWLVGRQAWFVSQMTRRFKDHPAVTGWLITNEMPGYGRIYQVDPPSSDVVTAWAQFMCDAVRAAGGTQPVSLGDGAWGIEVTGRDNGFSLRETAEYVDFVGPHVYRSDTDRPRQHYRAAFECELAAVTGQPVVLEEFGLSTDVVSAANAGIFYRQTLHNSLLGGATGWMAWNNTDYDDLWEQSPYDHHPFEMHFGITDSSGRPKEPLRELASFAQVLERVDFPRCRRTDADAALVVPAFLERGYPYSRPADRPLIFTSLHQGYVAARGSDLPVAFAREADGLPDDASLYLLPSTRQLTTRTRRDLERRAREGATVYLSFCSGEYPTTRGPWFHDLDGLFGVELQLSYGVAEPIEDDVLEMTFAEDFGSIAAGEVLTFPVAGNEDSRAYLPVVPDGARVVATDAHGRPALLRYETGAGRTVLATYPLEHMAARTARANPEQTHRLYAALADLAGAARPVTVDTPYVSADTLVREDGTRFVWLVSQSGEELTVRPAADGELRELTGGEPVGDVTLAPYGVHVLELR, encoded by the coding sequence ATGCGACGCCACAGCGCCCAGCTCACCCACGACTCCGCCGTCCTCCCGTGGCTCGGCGCCAACTTCTGGTCCCGCACCGGTGGTCCGCTGATGTGGCGGAACTACGAGCCGAAGACGGTGCGCGAGGAGCTGGGTGTGCTGAGGGAGCACGGTCTGAACATGACCCGGTCCTTCTTCTACTGGCCGGACTTCCACCCGGAGCCGGGCCGCGTCGACGAGGAACTCTGCGACCGTTTCCGCGACTTCCTGGACGCCCACCACGAGCTGGGCATGGGGACGGTTCCCACCTTCATCGTCGGCCACATGTCGGGCGAGAACTGGGACCCGGCCTGGCGCGGTGACCGGGATCTGTACGAGGACGTGTGGCTCGTCGGCAGGCAGGCGTGGTTCGTCTCCCAGATGACCCGCCGCTTCAAGGACCACCCGGCGGTCACGGGCTGGCTGATCACCAACGAGATGCCCGGTTACGGGCGGATCTACCAGGTGGACCCGCCGTCGAGCGACGTCGTCACCGCCTGGGCGCAGTTCATGTGCGACGCCGTGCGCGCGGCGGGCGGCACCCAGCCGGTGTCGCTCGGCGACGGGGCCTGGGGCATCGAGGTGACCGGCCGCGACAACGGTTTCTCGCTGCGGGAGACCGCCGAGTACGTCGACTTCGTGGGGCCGCACGTCTACCGGTCGGACACGGACCGGCCGCGCCAGCACTACCGGGCCGCGTTCGAGTGCGAGCTGGCCGCCGTGACGGGTCAGCCGGTCGTCCTGGAGGAGTTCGGGCTCTCCACGGACGTCGTCTCGGCGGCGAACGCCGGGATCTTCTACCGGCAGACGCTGCACAACTCGCTGCTCGGCGGGGCGACCGGCTGGATGGCGTGGAACAACACGGACTACGACGACCTGTGGGAGCAGTCGCCGTACGACCACCACCCCTTCGAGATGCACTTCGGGATCACCGACAGCTCGGGGCGTCCCAAGGAGCCGCTGCGTGAACTGGCCTCCTTCGCGCAGGTCCTGGAGCGGGTCGACTTCCCGCGCTGCCGCCGCACCGACGCGGACGCCGCGCTCGTCGTGCCGGCGTTCCTTGAGCGCGGCTACCCCTACAGCCGGCCCGCGGACCGTCCGCTGATCTTCACCTCGCTGCACCAGGGCTATGTGGCGGCGCGGGGCTCCGACCTGCCGGTGGCGTTCGCCCGTGAGGCGGACGGGCTGCCGGACGACGCCTCGCTGTACCTGCTGCCCTCGACCCGTCAGCTGACCACCCGCACGCGCCGGGACCTGGAGCGCCGGGCCAGGGAGGGGGCCACGGTCTACCTGTCGTTCTGCTCGGGTGAGTACCCGACGACCCGCGGCCCGTGGTTCCACGACCTGGACGGGCTGTTCGGGGTGGAGCTCCAGCTGTCCTACGGGGTGGCGGAGCCGATCGAGGACGACGTCCTCGAGATGACGTTCGCCGAGGACTTCGGGTCGATCGCGGCGGGCGAGGTGCTGACCTTCCCGGTCGCGGGCAACGAGGACAGCCGCGCCTATCTGCCGGTCGTCCCGGACGGCGCGCGGGTCGTCGCGACGGACGCGCACGGCCGTCCGGCGCTGCTGCGGTACGAGACGGGCGCGGGCCGCACGGTCCTGGCGACGTATCCGCTGGAGCACATGGCGGCGCGCACCGCGCGCGCCAATCCGGAGCAGACCCACCGGCTGTACGCGGCCCTGGCCGACCTCGCGGGCGCCGCGCGGCCGGTGACCGTCGACACCCCGTACGTCAGCGCGGACACGCTGGTCCGCGAGGACGGCACGCGTTTCGTGTGGCTGGTGAGCCAGTCCGGCGAGGAGCTGACCGTGCGCCCGGCGGCGGACGGGGAGCTGCGCGAACTGACCGGCGGGGAGCCGGTGGGAGACGTGACCCTGGCCCCGTACGGGGTGCACGTGCTCGAACTGCGCTGA